The following proteins are encoded in a genomic region of Chelmon rostratus isolate fCheRos1 chromosome 3, fCheRos1.pri, whole genome shotgun sequence:
- the aanat1 gene encoding serotonin N-acetyltransferase, whose amino-acid sequence MSVVSAVPFMKPLHMRSPVPRGRRHTLPASEFRSLSPEDAISVFEIEREAFISVSGECPLHLDEVRHFLTLCPELSLGWFEEGRLVAFIIGSLWDQERLTTDALTLHKPHGTTVHIHVLAVHRTFRQQGKGSILMWRYLQYLRCLPYVRRAVLMCEDFLVPFYQKSGFKVQGPSEITVGPLTFIEMFYPVRGHAFMRRNSGC is encoded by the exons ATGTCGGTGGTCAGCGCAGTGCCGTTCATGAAGCCGCTCCACATGCGCTCTCCGGTGCCGCGGGGCCGCCGCCACACGCTGCCGGCCAGCGAGTTCCGCTCCCTCAGCCCAGAGGACGCCATCAGCGTGTTCGAGATCGAGAGAGAAG CCTTCATCTCAGTGTCCGGTGAGTGCCCTCTCCACCTGGACGAGGTGCGTCACTTCCTCACCCTGTGCCCTGAGCTGTCTCTTGGCTGGTTCGAGGAGGGACGTCTGGTGGCTTTTATCATCGGCTCACTGTGGGACCAGGAGAGGCTTACCACG gaCGCCCTGACTCTCCATAAGCCTCATGGGACCACCGTCCACATCCACGTCCTGGCTGTCCACCGGACCTTCCGCCAGCAGGGCAAAGGCTCCATCCTGATGTGGCGCTACCTGCAGTACCTCCGCTGCCTGCCCTACGTCCGGCGCGCCGTGCTCATGTGCGAGGACTTCCTCGTTCCCTTCTACCAGAAGTCAGGCTTCAAGGTGCAGGGCCCCAGTGAGATCACGGTGGGGCCCCTCACCTTCATCGAGATGTTCTACCCTGTTAGGGGCCACGCCTTCATGCGTCGCAACAGTGGCTGTTGA